From one Heptranchias perlo isolate sHepPer1 chromosome X, sHepPer1.hap1, whole genome shotgun sequence genomic stretch:
- the cox14 gene encoding cytochrome c oxidase assembly protein COX14 homolog, with translation MMSSKRLADLGYRMFSGSMMLLTVYGGYLCSARVYRYFQKQKALKAAAEDQASEIMKG, from the coding sequence ATGATGTCCTCCAAGAGGCTTGCAGACCTAGGTTACAGGATGTTTTCTGGATCAATGATGTTACTGACAGTCTACGGTGGTTATCTGTGCAGTGCCCGTGTGTACCGCTACTTCCAGAAACAAAAGGCCTTAAAGGCAGCGGCTGAAGATCAAGCCAGTGAAATTATGAAGGGCTAA